CATATGAGTGCAGTGAGTGTGGGAAGGCATTCAACAGACCAGGGAACCAGAAGACACCCTTGGTGTGTCAGACTGGTGATAAGCCGTACAAGTGTACTGAGTGTACTGAAGGATCCACTCAGTCAAGTAACCTGCAAGAGAGGCTCAAGCCTTATGTGTGCGTAGAGTGTGGGACAGCATTTACTCAGCTCGAGCACCTACATACTCACATGAAATGTCACAATGGTTTCAAGCCTTTTGAGTGTGGTGAGTGTGGAAAAACATTCGCACGACAAAGTAATCTACACATCCATATGAGGTGCCATAGTGGAGTGAAGCCTTACAAGTGTAGTCAGTGTGATAAGTCGTTTACGATATCAAGTAACTTAACAACACACATGAAACGTCACAATGGAATCAAGCCTTTTGAGTGTAGTGAGTGTGGGAAAGCGTTTACAGCAAGTAATCAGCTTGAGCGGCATATGCGGTTTCACAGTGGAGTCAAGCCTTATCAGTGTGGtgaatgtgggaaaacatttgcagAATCAGGTAACCTGAATGCACACATGAGAAGTCACAGTGGAGAGAAACCTTACAAGTGTACATTGTGTGGCAAATGCTTCACGCGATCAAGCAGTCTCAATGAACACATGAAAACTCACAATGGAATCAAGCCTTCTGAGTGTAGTGAGTGTGGGAAAGCGTTTACAACACGTAGTCAACTTGAACGACATATGCAGTTTCACAGTGGAGTCAAGCCTTACCAGTGTGGCGaatgtgggaaaacatttgctGTGTCAGGTAACCTGAAGTCACACATGAGGTGTCACAGTGGAGAGAAACCTTATAAGTGTACGTTGTGTGGCAAACACTTAGCGCGATCAAGCAGTCTCAAGGAACACATGAGATCTCACAGTGGTGTTAAGCCTCATGCTTGTAGTGAGTGTGGGAAAGCGTTTTCGACAGCAAGTAACTTGAAGGTtcacatgaggattcacaacAGAGTGAAATAGATGAAGGCTTTCACATGCAGTGTGTGTGGCGATGAGGTTAGAAACTCACCTGCAAAGACACATGAGGTGTCACAGCAGAACATTACCTAAGGACAACTTGTAAGATTTAGTGTCCAGTAGCTGTGTTTTATAACAATGCATACCTGTTAAGATGCCGGTTAGAGTTGATCTTCCATAAccctgcttgttgtaaaaggcagCTAACTGGATTGGATGAtaaagctcactgacttgtttgacacatgtcatcatattccagttgtgtacattgatgttcatgctgttgatcactggattgtctggttcgacttgattatttaaagacagccgccatgtagatggaatacatgttgctgagtgcggtataaagctaaactcactacATCAGTGAGTCCTATGTTTAACCTTTATTATAGGCTAGACTGCATTGTGCATGTTTAGTTCGAGCATTTGGGCATTTTGTACTACTAAAAGTAATCATAAATTTTTGACATAACAAGGTGATTCCTCTGAAGTCTGTAAATGTCAAAAGTGCCAATAATTTGTAATTGCCAGATGTCAATGTAATTCATTTTTGAGAATGATTTTACTTATGCTTTGATCGCTCATTTGAGGTCAAACATTAATTGCAGTATTGCATTCATTAAAGCGAGGCACTTCACTGGTTACCAAAGACCTCGTGCTTGATGTTTTGAGCTATTACAGGAACTGAGAATCAGTCACTGCTATAACAggatatatatgtctttatcATGATATACATGTTCACCTGCAAAAACTGGAAGTCCAGTCATCTCAGGAGCTGAAAATTGCTtggcagagttgcatccctttgtCATGCTAGAATACTATGATCATCCCTATCAGGGGCTCAAATCCTGCTTCACCCTAATTATGTTTCTGAATTTATCAGTAAGGTTCAGGTTCTTGTTGGTTTCATCAAAAAGATAACTGTTAGATTGTGTTACCCTTAAGGCTTTCCTCCCATAGGAGCTTCTTTGCAAAGTCACTGGAAAGTCAGACATATAGTAATAAGCATTTCAGTACAATTTGCATGACaatttgtacatgttgtatCATCATGTCTCGTGCGACGGCATATTGTCTGTAGTGTGTTTATAACAGATGTTGATTCTTTGCTAAAGTATACAGTGTTTTCAAACCATCCTGTTGTGTCATGTATCTGATCTGGGTTAGTACTGACCTGCAGTGAtccatgcatgtcataagaggcaactcatgagattgggtgatcaggttcGTTGGCACATTATCGTCTCCCAATATTGCAtagatgttgttgatcactgcattgtttggtccagagttGATGATTTAcaaggctggaatattgattgCTGTGTACAGGGTTaatcaaaaaccaaaacatacaTTCCTTCTGCCTGTGTTATTGGCAAATATACTTAGGTTAGAGACTAAGGGATCATGACTATTTTGGGGGATCAGCAAGACTGAGCATGCAACACCAAACTTCATGCCAGTTATGcaaaggaaaagaaacaaatagCTGACAATTTGACTTAGCGGAACATTTCTGATATTAAGCCATAAAAGTTATAAGCTGGAACATGAGGAATAGTGTACATGCAGCTCATCTCCATGCTCAGTGGCTTAGTGTTGTGCGCCAGTTAGGTAGCCAGATGGTTAATGCATTtaaccatttaaaaataacCATTTCTTGATACTGGTAAAAAAATTAAACCTAAAGTCGCTCACTAAACGTACGtcatatttgtcatattttgacacCAGTACTGGTTCACTTTGTAGATCTTGATGGGTGTGGTTGTGTCAAGTGACTCAGTGTTAGTCTGAGACGTGATTTGTTTGTGTGGCGTTCTGAAAGTTGCTGGTATAGAacatatgcttgaaaacagtTTAAGAACCTATATCAAAACCCTGCAGTtgttaaaataaagaagttgatcatacaTAAAGTTGTGTCATCACAATCTGGGACATGTTGATAGATTAAGCAGTTCATCAGGTTAGGGAATAGGTGTTCTCACTATGACTGAGTGAGCCCCAGTGAGTATTATGCAATCAAGAATGACTGGAAAGTACTGTCGTGAAAACGTActgacacatttttctgaagtGTGTTGCTCAACATTTTGTCTTTCAGGAcaatacatgtgtacaaatCATAAGTTTTCATCTCACAGCAGACAGAGTACCATGCCTAGCAAGAGCTGAGGCCCCTTCCCTCATTGTTTGTGATGTGTCTGTTAACCTAACAGGCTGCTGACCGCATTTACTGAACTTGGTCATGCGCTGCAAGAGGAGTGAGCCACCTTCAAATCAGGTTGCCGCGACTCGTACCAGGTGAATGAATGTTTGACACTTTGTTGCAGCATTACGAACAACTGGTCCCAAAACGTCAAGTTTGAAATGCCTCATCTTACAATTATCGTGCTTCAAGATCATGTgagtgattgttgtttaacgccaaactcggcagtatttcagctatatgacggctgcATGTACATAATCGAATCTCGACTACACCGCCCAGTTTTCTATCCCCGGCCCAATGCTTTTCACCATAGATGCatggctgtggggtagccttgtggttaaaaacTCTGACAGCCAATAACAGAAAGACTTCAAAACAACAGGAGATTAAGGGATTTGTCCACAAAATCAAACACGACTTCGACGAGCCCcatgttttcaaatgaaacattccgCACCGTAAACGACAGCAGGAAAGGTAACATAACATCGACCAGCAAGCATAATCGAAAATTCAACCATGTCTCACCAAGTCATCAACTGCCATGACCGAAACAACCACATGTAAGAATGTACAAATCTTACCTCCATCATTTCACGAAAAGAATCCAGAAACGGTTCGAACTGGTCGACACAAGCCCACAATCCACAGGGACCAAGGTGACCCACAAACTTATTAAAATAAGAGAGCACTCTCATTCAGTCTTATaaacaatgtatattttgtacCACCCAACGCACCGTTGGCTTCGGCAAGCTGGGATTGTAATATTGTCCCTTTGGCTCAAAAGcgaactcgaaaactaatatatactaccgacaagaaataagggaactaattcatagcgaatttgaaactgctttaaatatccactaaattaattttaggcgtcaagttcaatatctagtgtgtccaccatgttgggcaacacattcacggcaccttgatggcatgctgttaatgaATTTCCGGGTgcttgcccgtggtattgcccgccattcctcttggagagctgcaccaagctgggccaggttggcgggtcctgggtccctggcgtacacccttcgaccaagaacgtcccagagatgttcaattggggacaggtctggggacttagagggccagtccaatgtctgcataccttcttgtcggagataagcggagaccattcgggcccgatgtggtctggcattatcatcttggaatacaaaatttcggccgataactctagccaatggagccacaacaggacgcaatatttggtcaacgtatcgctgaccagtcatggctctgttaatgatgaccaaatctgatcgtctgtcatatgtaatcccaccccacaccatgacattaccacctccatatcgatcatggtcatgaattgctgctctggcatatcgctccccgctccgacgccaacaacgttttctgccatctgtgaatcataggcaaaaccttgactcatcagagaacatggtgtaacgccagtggcgcataacccgtccctgatgctgcttagcccatgccaatctttgtcgcttatggtgagctgaaagggtgacacccttaaaaggccgtcttgctttcagacgagcttgatagagtcggtttttaacggttgaggttgaaatgcgtcttccagtgagtgtgcggaattctctattgatggcaggggccgatttaagcctatcgcgtagagcaattaacgtaatgagacgatcctgtcgtggtgtcgttgatttggtctaccacgcccaggtctcgttgcaaccccacccgtttgacggtacttatcccacaggcgtgaaattacactttgtgatttacccatctgccgggcaacttcacataatgatgtcttcccccctccccccctctatcatcccctctatcatccccacaattctccattttgttgcttcaccgagatactgcctcggaggcatttctgtcagtaagtgtcaatctctattgcattagtgattgcgacttctccagtacatttacaggagttaacttctgtatgcacgtgtagcacgtgctgggcatgcattatgcgaaattccattgtcattggatgttgcgtttgggagatacgccacgataacggaccctgtcacagtcaaagtcatctacattcaatttcttggttcccttattttctgtcggtagtatacgTATaacactcaatgaaacgcttatcataatcaaaatatcagagcaactctgtgaggtttttacAAAATTTATGCCCTAAAAatgtaaaagttgtttaacaaactatcattaaagtATTGACAAAGTTCACTTTTTGTAACGAGGGAAGAGTGCAGAGAAGGGGACAGCCAGGTTCTCGAAAAGCTCGTGCAGTTATTGATTCATTGACTTATAATGTGTCGTTTCAATCCCTACTCACACACCTGACTGTCCCTTTCTTTCAAAAAGAGTTTCGCTAATACACTTTGCAACAATTAACAAATTACTTGTCTTATTAGATGTTAGAAGAACTTGAACATCGGATGTGAATTGCACTAATAATCATAATCCAGGAGCAGTATCTTTTAATTAGCAGAGCCAAGGTGCAATGCATTTATCTGTCTCTACGGATGTTTGTATACCGTGTTGGTCACATCATGCTCCATGTGACCCTGTGCCATACTCGCAACTGGTCATCCAAGAGCCGGATGCAGCATTTTGAGAAAATGGGTGCACTCTTGAGAAAGACACCACAGGTCCTCATGTCACTGCGAGGattacagatttttaaaaaattatataACGAATTTGAGATGGCCCCCGACTTGAAACGTTGCATGGTCACAATACAATGAGAAGCGTTCAAGTCGGGGGATCatctcattttttaaatattttctaaaCAAATCTGGGAGCCTGTGGCGCACACATCAGTATCTCCCCTCTCAGTGGTCCTACACTCTGGATCCACCTGTGCATCCATTGTCCATATCTAACATCAGTGCCTCAGTCAAGTTGAATGACATAGTCTCAAGTACACAATAACAGCGTTATCGTAAGGATTATCTCTAAACGTGGTTATTTGCACTAGTTAGAATAGTCACAAATCATGTcgagcaacattccaacagatCAAGGCTTTTGGTGTGTACAGTTCCCAACTTTTACGGTAATATCCAGCGTGCTTTCTTCAAAGAGCGTCATACAACTATTAGGAAGTTGTTTCAACAAGCTTGGAGAGTACAACTTTCAAGGCCTCAGTAAAGTTTTATCGTAGATATACTACTAACAAATAGAAACGaatagctgaaaattgttagCAATTTATACACGTAATGTTCAGttatacagggcagtcatgaagaaaaacTGAAGgaacattaacggtccaatgctgcaagaaactgtacgtcacaattgacaagtgttccaaggtcaaggtcgcagagcagtcTGTAttttgtgtggccaccattagcatcaatctcatagactggaccagattccggatgaagtgcctgggaatgagCTGGTACTCCTCCCTGAAGGCCACAAAAAGAGCAGGTAACGACTGTGTCTGAGGGACACGCTGTCGCACACCACGATCCAATTCGTCCCGCAAATGTTCAACagggttaagatccggtgatcgtgagggACGCATTCATTTGCCCTGCAATCGCAGACTGCGACTCCCCAACCTCAGaatgaccaatcgcattgttgcGCTGAGCATCTGTAAGTGTACccatgactttaacaccaaattcaaggttgtcaactgtcgcaagagcattgaaatgatgcatggaatgtgcaTGCAAAAGAAAACGCGTGAATTTCTTCacgttcacaatttattgcatttattgatgaaaacagattttggtgcgttttggtgagttgtcctcaatgacaatggattcaaactcggaaatgtttgcagacagcatTCACCATAGATAaactgattacatagacaccaatgatccagtgattcaaattcgaaaagttacTACCTCTgcgtttttgggttttttttaaattttttcttattttatttatttatttatttatttatttatttatttatttatttatttatgtggtGAAATATCCAGATTTGATGCATTAGTCACAGAAATGGTGTCCGATACAGTTCCCAATTTGACTTATACCTTACGTTACCGAAATATACACATGTGCATcaattaagcaccaccaaaaataattgtcgaCTGTAACAAAAATGaatcaaaacagagaagtcaaccagttatatctaaatacactTGCAGTTAGCACGAAATTCACGTTCCGACTCAAAcgcatgcttttcatgctaaagttaTGTCATGGTGCAAGCGACTGAGGGGTATGAAAAGGTGAAATGGAGTATTCTCGttgctttcttatcgacgcatcaataagtgaacagggctgaaattgaacttttttggACATGCCGAGATGTagactttctgaaaataccagatggcaaATTATTGGTGTGCATGAAGCTGGGCTGGTTTGCGCTGTCGCAGCattgggtccagattgaatatcagtcacactgtcattagtcacttgtaaggaaacatgcggCCACTGGTGACGTCAATgatcgtccacgatcaggaagCCAGAGAAAGACCACTCCCCATGATGACCGTGCCCTTTTTGTACGTTGGACTACAGACATcgtctgtgtgaccatagttttggacatgataatTGATAACGTTTTAGTGTCCCCatatgaccgtcaataaattacagccgaATGTAGCAGCAGCTttggtagttgatggattgacgctttagatggttcagttaacgaaattataCCCAcatctggctagctattctcgaaacgttcgtagctctaCACACGTCTTAAACCCATTCATAACATACAGGCTACGATTTAACAATTTTTAGGATTACGAACACTTCGAGAATACGggcctggtatcatcactaattattggtaattcataaacacatgctctctCATCGTAACGCATGGtggcaatcactggattgtctggttcacacttcatttgtttacaaaacaaaatcatacagcTGTGatgctgctgaaacaaatagattCTCATGATATTGTCTTATTATTCAATATACTGTTTagcaaatattttttatgaatgtTGAAAGGGTTTTGTTACTTCCGTTGCGACTACACCGCACTGTAACGGGTATTTGTGTTTGGGACAGTTCTCATGAACTAAAGAGCAGCTGTATGGGACAGTTCTTATGAATTAAACTGCAACCATTGTAACAGCTcctgtgaattaaaatacagctGTTCAGGACAGTTCTTATGAATTAAAGTGCAGCTGTATGGGACAGTTCTTGTGAATTTAACTGCAGGCTTTTGTGCCATGAATTAGAGTGCAACTGAGATACAAAATTCTTGAGAAAAAAATCAACAGACCAAAGAGAAGTCGTGAGACTTATGAAGCCGATCAAACACCCCTAGCAGTTCGAGGAACGCCCAAGATGCACGGCTGCTGGATTTTCCAGAAAGCAAGACCTGTTCGTAGATTTTACTATTTTACTTTCTTTGGTCAACAGGAGTCCTATCTGAACTTCAAGACCCAGCACCAAGCATTTGCACAAGCCTACGTCTGAAAACACATTAGAGCACAATTTTGGAAAGGGCATTCTATAAATGTCTAGGTTAAATTGATGAATTAAAAATAATGGTAGCGTTTTAAATCTTAAGCAAAAGATTTGTTGGTCAGTGGATTCAAAAACCTCATAGACATAGAAAAGTGAAGTAAATTCAACAACATAATTATCTGATGAAAACGTGGCGATAATTGCCGTTTTGGTGACGCACATAGCGCCGTTTTGGATGAAGCCGTTATCACACACTCTCTTCGTGGGCGGGCAATAGATCTATTTGTCACACAGAGATAGAGGTATGCTGTCGCAATGATGTGGCATTTGTTGTGGAATGTAAGTATCTGTTGCACTCGTGCGCTAatgatatatattgtatattttccAGACCACTTTGATTGTACTTAAGGACTTTAATTATGTCCAACAAAAATGGCAAGTTATTATAGGGTCTTTCtaaaaaaactaaatataggTCTACCATtaaattgaaatttcatttttcctGATTTCTAGCTAAAAGTTGAAAACCAAATGGATAATTGCAATGTCCCATGATATGTACTTTTTTATATGAGAGTTTATTACCGAAAGCACCCAAACCATCTGTTTTGGACAGACCCTATCTTGGTAATCGGAGAGCCGTAATGCAGACATACTCCGTCAAGTatagtccagcatataactagacgacttcgcacAATACCAAGGTGTGCTCATGTAGGCCTTGGAtggaatacgagtttattcatatgaactacgTCAAGTAGGGCGCATGGACCTAGGACCTCCTGATAAACACAGTAATGTTGTTGAAGAGTCACTCATTTTAAATAGGAGATTAAAGCATTTATAGAGACTGATGGACTGCCACGTTTTCAAATTCCAATCAGGTTGATAAAGGTCTTGTGGCCATAAAAGTATGGACTGAGTTCTGTTCACTGACTTGAGCAAAGGTCGGATGCCTTGTTCACGTGACCAAACAACTGTGTTGTTCACTTGAATGATATTACACCACCAACATTAGATGTATGAAAGTAGTATGATAATTCACAGGTAGTTGCCGGTGACAAGAAGAAAAGGGCAGAGCAAAGTCGGAGGAAGAAACATGGACACAAAGTAGAAGGACAATAAGGCGTTTTAATTTGTATCACCGCCCCTCCCCACACTTTTTGAATATTACCCCCAAACTTCTAAACCCCCattaaacgctttaaccccccCAAAATTTATACCAGCGCccctttttgaaatattacatCGGTTATAAATCCCCGGGACTGCATTTCTTACTGAAAAAAGAgtggggatacgggcggaactcctggcggggtagccaagtggtgaaagcgttttGTTCGTCAAGccaagacctgagttcgattctctAAATGGGTACAGTGAGTGATGTTCAATTCTGGTTTCCACCGCCATGAGATAGGactattggaatattgctaaaagcagagaccatataatagacttTTAAGGCAGCATTCtgtaatgttccagctatatcagaGATAATCATATCTGGACCagacccagtgatcaacacgagtaccgatctgcacaactgggatacaatgacacatcaaccaattcagcgagcttgaccacccgatcccattaggaaagcatggtttgttgaagaccaattctaactagGGTCTTCAACATGGAGTTACCGTCATAGGTCTAACACTCAGTATGCATCTTATGTTCTAgataacagctagtctctgaaatgaacatattttacggaaaaaacgttcatagtgaaaaaaaataatataatgaaatggagccccgaGGCTTTCTCTCATTTTCAggagctaaggaaatctagtcttgccacattttctagatttgTGTGGGCGTTTTTGGATATATATAcatcagggtctgtacgacagactacttATGTTCAAACTCATTTCAGATATTAACCATAAATGGTTCATGGTCTTTCTTTGTCTAAAGCTTATCGTAACTGCTGGTTTGTGCTTATTTCATTCTTTATTCTTTTACTTCCAGAGAGCTTTCACATCAAGAGTAAGAGCCAAGTTATTCAGTCAGTTTATGTGGAGTGGTCTCCAGGGAGAAGATGGCAGTGATTGTATGACTTCACTATAAAATATCCAAGAAATCTTTTTCCGTCACCGTTATGGATGATGAAAGCAGAATACAGAAATAaaattttactcaaaatacctGGTAGCAATTATTGAAGTAATCTTGTGAAGCATATGATGTTAGGATCCCTCAAGCCTTGTCTGTGGAAATGTGTGAAGCAGTGACTAAATCAGGGTCCTGGAGAAACACCCGCAATAGAGACAGACCATATCTGAGTCTGAGAAATCCTGTACAAGTGGCCGGAAGAGGCACAACATGCGTCAACAGGGAATCAAGACCATTTTTCAGTGAACTGAGTTTTGGAAAGCATGCTCACGATCACATTATTAGCTTTTGACACAATTGAGCCTTGTCAGTGTAAAGAGAGCAggaaaacatgtccatgatcAAGTTTTCTGCTGGTACATGTGGACATGCAGTGTCTAACACTGGGGTTGAGCCACAGAGTAATGAGTGTGCAAAAGAATTACCACAATTTTGTTACTTGAAGTCGGATACTGAAGTAAACACAGTGAGGGATGGTTGTGAATGTGAGGAAGACTCTGCCACAGTTGATCTGTCTAGAAGTCAGGGTGATGTCAGTGCATATGAAAAGACTGAGTATGAAAGAACTTTGACACAGGCAGACGACCAACAGGAAGGTATGATGTTTCTGAGTGAAGATAAGTCATACAAGTGTAGTGAGTACAGGAAAACATTCATGCAATCAAGTGACCTTCAAGGGCACCTATCATGTCACAGAACTTTGACACAAGCAGACGGCCAGAAAGAGGTGATGTCTCAGAGAGGAGACAAGTGTCACAAGTGCAGTGAGTGTGGGAAAACATTCATTCGATCGAGTGACCTTCAACGGCACTTACGATGTCACAGTGGTATAAAACCTTATGGGTGTAGTGTGTGTGGGAAGACATTTGCCCAGTCCAATGACCTTCACAGACATATGATGAGTCATAGTGGTGTGAAGCCGTACAACTGTAATCAGTGTGAGAAAACATTTGGACGATCAAGTGACCTGCAGAGACACGTGAGAAGCCACCGTGGACTCAAGCCTTTTGAATGTAGTGAATGTCAGAAAGGGTTTGGACGGTCAAATGACCTTAAAATCCACATGAGGATTCATGCTGGAATCAAACCCTACCAGTGCAGTGAGTGTGGGAGGGATTTCCGAACGTCAGGTGGTTTGAAATCACACTTGGACTATCACAATGGTGTCAAGCCCTTCCAGTGTAGCCAGTGCGAAAAAGCTTTCAGACAATCAAGTCAGCTGCAGGCGCATGTGAGACGTCACAACGGCATTAGACCTTTTGAGTGCGGTGAGTGTTTGAAGACGTTCACAACGTCAAGAGGCCTGAAGACTCACATGAAGTATCACAGTGGAGTCAAGCCATTTTCATGTGCGGAATGTGGGAAAGCATTTGTCTGTTCGGGTCAGCTGCAGATACACACTAGGATTCACACTGGGGTCAAGCCATAtcagtgtggtgtgtgtgtgaaagcATTTACAACTTCTGGCAATCTGAAGGCTCATATGAGGAGTCATACTGGAGAGAAACCTTTCCAGTGTCTAGAGTGTAAGAAAGCTTTTTCAGAATACAGCAGTTTGAGGACGCACATCAAGAGTCACATTCGGGCCAAGAAAGATGGATGTCAGTCAGTATCGGAATCGGTTGTTTGACAAATAAATTTTACCACTGCTGGAATCACATGAAGAAGAATAATAGGGGTGAAACAGTATGAGCTTACCACTGTACAGTACGTATTGCAGTACAAAGCTCTCAGTCTCGTCTGTTTTGGTTCGGTATACGAGAACTTATTTCAGGAAAAAAGCGTCTGTCTAGCAAAGAATCTATAGAATTTGACAAACAGGTTCAATTTCtatacattttaaaatttt
The window above is part of the Haliotis asinina isolate JCU_RB_2024 chromosome 1, JCU_Hal_asi_v2, whole genome shotgun sequence genome. Proteins encoded here:
- the LOC137273282 gene encoding zinc finger protein 658B-like; the protein is MSMIKFSAGTCGHAVSNTGVEPQSNECAKELPQFCYLKSDTEVNTVRDGCECEEDSATVDLSRSQGDVSAYEKTEYERTLTQADDQQEGMMFLSEDKSYKCSEYRKTFMQSSDLQGHLSCHRTLTQADGQKEVMSQRGDKCHKCSECGKTFIRSSDLQRHLRCHSGIKPYGCSVCGKTFAQSNDLHRHMMSHSGVKPYNCNQCEKTFGRSSDLQRHVRSHRGLKPFECSECQKGFGRSNDLKIHMRIHAGIKPYQCSECGRDFRTSGGLKSHLDYHNGVKPFQCSQCEKAFRQSSQLQAHVRRHNGIRPFECGECLKTFTTSRGLKTHMKYHSGVKPFSCAECGKAFVCSGQLQIHTRIHTGVKPYQCGVCVKAFTTSGNLKAHMRSHTGEKPFQCLECKKAFSEYSSLRTHIKSHIRAKKDGCQSVSESVV
- the LOC137273352 gene encoding zinc finger protein ZFP2-like isoform X2, which codes for MELQSQILTSATNNHNSGCEKEFLETSHPLKQVLDEHGIKSYECSECGKAFNRPGNQKTPLVCQTGDKPYKCTECTEGSTQSSNLQERLKPYVCVECGTAFTQLEHLHTHMKCHNGFKPFECGECGKTFARQSNLHIHMRCHSGVKPYKCSQCDKSFTISSNLTTHMKRHNGIKPFECSECGKAFTASNQLERHMRFHSGVKPYQCGECGKTFAESGNLNAHMRSHSGEKPYKCTLCGKCFTRSSSLNEHMKTHNGIKPSECSECGKAFTTRSQLERHMQFHSGVKPYQCGECGKTFAVSGNLKSHMRCHSGEKPYKCTLCGKHLARSSSLKEHMRSHSGVKPHACSECGKAFSTASNLKVHMRIHNRVK